One window of the Haloarcula halobia genome contains the following:
- a CDS encoding TIGR00725 family protein: protein MRVSVIGGSVVTAAQYQQARRVGTLLGERGHEVVCGGLSGVMEAVCDGASEAGGHTIGILPGDDRHGANEFVETSVATGMGNARNVLVVLNGDAVIAVDGKSGTLSELGHALDYGRPVAGLGTHHVEGLTGIEHVETPEAAVDYVESVA from the coding sequence ATGCGCGTCTCTGTCATCGGCGGGTCCGTCGTCACCGCGGCACAGTACCAGCAGGCACGCCGGGTCGGCACGCTCCTCGGCGAGCGCGGCCACGAGGTGGTCTGTGGCGGCCTCTCGGGCGTCATGGAGGCCGTCTGTGACGGTGCCAGCGAGGCCGGCGGCCACACCATCGGCATCCTCCCCGGCGACGACCGCCACGGGGCAAACGAGTTCGTCGAGACCAGCGTCGCCACGGGGATGGGCAACGCCCGGAACGTCCTCGTGGTGTTGAACGGCGACGCCGTCATCGCCGTCGACGGCAAGAGCGGCACGCTCTCGGAACTGGGTCACGCCCTGGACTACGGCCGCCCGGTCGCCGGCCTCGGCACCCACCACGTCGAGGGTCTGACCGGCATCGAACACGTCGAGACGCCCGAAGCGGCCGTCGACTACGTCGAGTCGGTCGCCTGA
- the phaC gene encoding class III poly(R)-hydroxyalkanoic acid synthase subunit PhaC: MSSDPSNPFAAALDWQSKSLDAMREAVETSEVADERLELMESVEVGQTPSDVVYEENKLELLHYDAEAAGIDVAEEDKQDVPILIVYALINRPYILDLQEERSVVRRLLEAGHDVYLIDWNEPSRLDQHLTLDDYVNRYMDNCVDEVRERSGQDAINILGYCMGGTMSVMYTALHAEKVNALGLMAAGLCFDQTGGVLEEWGSEEYYSPSDVTDTFGNVPAEMLDIGFALMDPVDNYVSKYIRLAENLENEDFVENFGRMEKWLGDGIDVAGDTYVQFLEDIYQDNKLYKNELELDGKHVDLENLTMPVLQLMGEYDHLIPPESSKPFTDAIPSEDTTTIEFSTGHIGLSVSSSTHADLWPEVAQWYKDRNDGDGVDIEVESPSEAAAEAVEEVADDVADDESDDADTDPSVRDVQTIDGIGPTYADRLRDAGIETVADLAEHDAAALGEITNASPARAEEWLEQV, encoded by the coding sequence ATGTCGAGTGACCCATCCAACCCGTTCGCGGCCGCGCTGGACTGGCAGTCCAAGTCCCTGGACGCGATGCGCGAGGCCGTCGAGACCAGCGAGGTCGCCGACGAGCGCCTCGAGCTGATGGAGTCCGTCGAGGTCGGCCAGACGCCGAGCGACGTCGTCTACGAGGAGAACAAGCTCGAACTCCTCCACTACGACGCCGAGGCCGCCGGCATCGACGTCGCCGAGGAAGACAAACAGGACGTGCCCATCCTCATCGTCTACGCGCTCATCAACCGACCGTACATCCTCGACTTACAGGAGGAACGGTCGGTGGTGCGGCGCCTGCTCGAGGCGGGCCACGACGTCTACCTCATCGACTGGAACGAGCCCTCCCGGCTCGACCAGCACCTGACGCTGGACGACTACGTCAACCGCTACATGGACAACTGCGTCGACGAGGTCCGCGAGCGCTCGGGCCAGGACGCCATCAACATCCTTGGCTACTGCATGGGCGGCACCATGTCGGTGATGTACACTGCGCTCCACGCCGAGAAGGTCAACGCGCTGGGCCTGATGGCCGCCGGCCTCTGTTTCGACCAGACCGGCGGCGTCCTGGAGGAGTGGGGCTCCGAGGAGTACTACTCCCCGAGCGACGTCACCGACACCTTCGGCAACGTCCCGGCGGAGATGCTCGACATCGGCTTCGCGCTGATGGACCCCGTCGACAACTACGTCTCGAAGTACATCCGCCTGGCCGAGAACCTGGAGAACGAGGACTTCGTCGAGAACTTCGGCCGGATGGAGAAGTGGCTCGGCGACGGCATCGACGTCGCCGGCGACACCTACGTCCAGTTCCTGGAGGACATCTACCAGGACAACAAGCTCTACAAGAACGAGCTGGAACTGGACGGCAAGCACGTCGACCTGGAGAACCTCACGATGCCCGTCCTCCAGCTGATGGGCGAGTACGACCACCTCATCCCGCCGGAGTCCTCGAAGCCCTTCACCGACGCCATCCCGAGCGAGGACACGACCACCATCGAGTTCTCGACGGGCCACATCGGGCTGTCGGTGTCCTCCTCGACCCACGCCGACCTCTGGCCGGAGGTCGCCCAGTGGTACAAGGACCGCAACGACGGCGACGGGGTCGACATCGAAGTCGAATCCCCGAGCGAGGCGGCCGCGGAAGCCGTCGAAGAGGTCGCGGACGACGTCGCGGACGACGAGAGCGACGACGCGGACACCGACCCGTCGGTCCGGGACGTCCAGACCATCGACGGCATCGGCCCGACCTACGCCGACCGGCTCCGCGACGCCGGCATCGAGACCGTCGCGGACCTCGCCGAGCACGACGCCGCCGCGCTGGGCGAGATCACGAACGCCTCGCCCGCACGGGCCGAGGAGTGGCTCGAGCAGGTCTGA
- a CDS encoding poly(R)-hydroxyalkanoic acid synthase subunit PhaE codes for MSDTNQMQDEWTEMVEEMNDAVVDSMEQNMKAQAAFVESWADAVEDSMPQQDELSEGLQGYNRAYEEWLDAADRMVERSADAAQGQDVDPAEFRDIWLQSANEAFKHVMSTSAFAAANGQLVESMMEMQQQADEMSQDTIAQLGFPTRDDVDEVAERLVELERRQHAVEQKLDRILEHLED; via the coding sequence ATGAGTGATACAAACCAGATGCAGGACGAGTGGACCGAGATGGTCGAGGAGATGAACGACGCGGTCGTCGACTCGATGGAACAGAACATGAAGGCACAGGCCGCGTTCGTCGAATCCTGGGCCGACGCCGTCGAGGACAGCATGCCCCAGCAGGACGAGCTGAGCGAGGGGCTGCAGGGCTACAACCGGGCCTACGAGGAGTGGCTCGACGCCGCCGACCGGATGGTCGAGCGCTCGGCCGACGCGGCCCAGGGCCAGGACGTCGACCCCGCGGAGTTCCGGGACATCTGGCTCCAGTCGGCCAACGAGGCGTTCAAGCACGTGATGAGCACGTCCGCGTTCGCCGCGGCCAACGGCCAGCTGGTCGAGTCCATGATGGAGATGCAACAGCAGGCCGACGAGATGAGCCAGGACACCATCGCCCAGCTTGGCTTCCCGACCCGCGACGACGTCGACGAGGTTGCCGAGCGCCTCGTCGAGCTGGAACGGCGCCAACACGCCGTCGAACAGAAGCTCGACCGCATCCTCGAGCACCTCGAGGACTAG